A region from the Saccharomonospora azurea NA-128 genome encodes:
- a CDS encoding monovalent cation/H+ antiporter complex subunit F, with protein MTAVYIATLAILALAGLLTLVRLVRGPWILDRTMALDVLVVVIVAGFAVNMAMTDSVLTVPILVCTALLGFVGSLSVVRLTEGRKEHR; from the coding sequence GTGACCGCCGTCTACATCGCCACCCTGGCCATCCTGGCGCTCGCCGGGCTGCTCACGCTCGTCCGCCTGGTGCGTGGGCCGTGGATCCTCGACCGGACCATGGCCCTCGACGTGCTCGTGGTCGTCATCGTCGCGGGATTCGCCGTGAACATGGCGATGACGGACTCCGTGCTGACCGTGCCGATCCTGGTGTGTACGGCGCTGCTCGGCTTCGTCGGCTCCCTCAGCGTCGTGCGCCTCACCGAGGGCCGGAAGGAGCACCGCTGA
- the mnhG gene encoding monovalent cation/H(+) antiporter subunit G, with protein MVLDIVSSVLLLGGALFCAVGAFGLLRFPDLISRLQAATKPQTIGLIMVLGGAALQLNVVDALGFLLVALIQVITAPVLSQLVGRAGYRIGAIDRTSLVEDHLGERLRRDGLAPPKGRPGDR; from the coding sequence ATGGTCCTCGACATCGTGTCCAGCGTGTTGCTGCTCGGCGGAGCCCTCTTCTGCGCCGTGGGGGCGTTCGGGCTGCTGCGCTTTCCCGATCTGATCAGCCGTTTGCAGGCGGCGACGAAACCCCAGACGATCGGGCTCATCATGGTGCTCGGCGGCGCGGCGCTCCAGCTGAATGTCGTCGATGCCCTCGGCTTCCTGCTCGTGGCGCTGATCCAGGTGATCACCGCGCCGGTGTTGTCGCAGCTCGTCGGCAGGGCCGGGTACCGGATCGGGGCCATCGACAGGACCTCGCTGGTGGAGGATCACCTGGGCGAGCGGCTGCGGCGCGACGGCCTTGCCCCGCCGAAGGGCCGTCCCGGGGACCGGTGA
- a CDS encoding Na(+)/H(+) antiporter subunit C: protein MTINLTMAVAIAGLYTVGFYLLMQRSLMRVIIGIAILGHGANLFLQVAGGPPGAPSFVGEAAASLMVDPLPQALALTAIVITFALTTFLLALAFRSWVLLGHDEVQDDVEDRRVAVREARAVEETASPDVAESETPDEAEEASEDAPEAPREVRR, encoded by the coding sequence GTGACGATCAATCTGACGATGGCGGTCGCGATCGCCGGGCTCTACACCGTGGGGTTCTACCTCCTGATGCAGCGATCGCTGATGCGCGTGATCATCGGTATCGCGATCCTCGGGCACGGTGCGAACCTCTTCCTCCAGGTGGCCGGTGGTCCGCCCGGCGCACCGAGTTTCGTCGGTGAGGCCGCCGCCTCCCTCATGGTGGACCCGTTGCCGCAGGCGCTCGCCCTGACGGCGATCGTCATCACGTTCGCGCTCACCACGTTCCTCCTGGCGCTCGCGTTCCGCTCGTGGGTGCTGCTCGGCCACGACGAGGTCCAGGACGACGTCGAGGACCGCCGGGTCGCGGTCCGGGAGGCGCGTGCCGTGGAGGAGACCGCGTCGCCGGACGTCGCCGAGTCCGAGACCCCGGACGAGGCGGAGGAAGCCTCCGAGGACGCTCCCGAGGCGCCGAGGGAGGTCCGCCGATGA
- the cmk gene encoding (d)CMP kinase yields MVALDGPSGTGKTTAARRLATELNAGYLDTGAMYRVATLAVLRAGLDPTDPSAVAAAVRRTRVEVATDPAAPTALLNGEDVGAAIRTEEVNRAVSPVSAVPEVRELLVAEQRRVIREALAVRGGIVVDGRDIGTVVTPDAPLKVFLTASSDVRARRRSAQDSAEGRAATFEDVKASVERRDQLDSTRAVSPLRAAEDAVLLDTSELTIDEVTAKLSELADGRGLLGGEVAGMCR; encoded by the coding sequence GTGGTGGCGTTGGACGGCCCGTCGGGAACCGGAAAGACGACGGCGGCGCGGAGGCTGGCCACCGAGTTGAACGCCGGGTACCTGGACACCGGCGCCATGTATCGCGTGGCCACGTTGGCCGTCCTGCGGGCGGGCCTCGACCCGACCGACCCGAGCGCGGTCGCGGCCGCGGTGCGGCGCACGCGAGTCGAGGTCGCCACGGACCCGGCCGCGCCGACGGCGCTGCTGAACGGCGAGGACGTGGGTGCGGCGATCCGCACGGAGGAGGTCAACCGGGCGGTCTCGCCGGTGTCGGCCGTCCCCGAGGTCAGGGAGCTGCTCGTCGCCGAACAGCGCCGGGTGATCCGCGAGGCCCTCGCGGTCCGGGGCGGCATCGTGGTGGACGGCCGGGACATCGGCACGGTGGTCACGCCGGACGCCCCGCTGAAGGTCTTCCTCACGGCGTCGTCCGACGTGCGGGCACGGCGACGGAGCGCGCAGGACTCGGCGGAGGGCCGGGCGGCGACGTTCGAGGACGTGAAGGCGTCGGTCGAACGCCGGGACCAGCTGGACTCGACCCGGGCGGTCTCACCGCTGCGCGCCGCCGAGGACGCGGTGCTGCTCGACACCTCCGAGCTGACGATCGACGAGGTGACCGCGAAGCTTTCCGAGCTGGCCGACGGGCGGGGGCTGCTCGGCGGCGAGGTCGCGGGAATGTGCCGGTGA
- a CDS encoding Na+/H+ antiporter subunit D gives MTELLALTVLLPLLGAALSLILGRRPDLQRVIGLSVLSTVVVIASVLVYHTDTEGPVVLQLGGYAAPFGITLVADRLAALLLLVSAVVTLAVLVFSIGQRVTDYGREIASTTFQPAYLVLCAGVSLAYITGDLFNLFVAFEIMLSASYVLITRRTSARRVRAGMTYVIVSLTSSLLFITLIALVYAATGTINLADLSVAFRGLAPGVQTSIALLATVVFGIKAALVPLHFWLPDSYPTAPAPITAVFAGLLTKVGVYALIRTHTLVFQNDTVWNVLLVVSMLTMIVGVLGAIAQEDINRLLSFLLVSHIGFMLFGLGMATVVGVTGAILYVVHHIIVQAALFLVSGLVTRRTGTVSLREMSGVAKSAPLIAALFAVPALNLAGIPPFSGFIAKITLFEAGAESGTALVYTATAAAVLTSFLTLYAMTRVWVSAFWGAEREPFPDADPTDEVTVGTGLMNRPMVFATSVLVVAGVAIALAAGPLSAMSERAAEDLMGGDQYRTVVLTEGKG, from the coding sequence ATGACCGAGTTGCTCGCTTTGACCGTTCTGCTGCCGCTGCTCGGTGCGGCACTGTCGCTGATCCTCGGACGCAGGCCCGACCTGCAGCGCGTCATCGGCCTGAGCGTGCTCAGCACCGTGGTCGTCATCGCGTCGGTGCTCGTCTACCACACCGACACCGAGGGGCCGGTGGTGTTGCAGCTCGGCGGTTACGCCGCACCGTTCGGCATCACGTTGGTGGCCGACCGGCTGGCCGCGTTGTTGCTGCTGGTGTCGGCGGTGGTGACGCTGGCGGTACTCGTGTTCTCCATCGGGCAGCGCGTCACCGACTACGGCCGGGAGATCGCGTCGACGACCTTCCAACCGGCGTACCTGGTGTTGTGTGCGGGCGTGTCACTGGCCTACATCACCGGCGACCTGTTCAACCTGTTCGTCGCGTTCGAGATCATGCTCTCGGCCTCGTACGTCCTGATCACCCGCCGCACCAGCGCCCGCCGCGTCCGGGCCGGGATGACGTACGTGATCGTGAGTCTCACGTCGTCGCTGCTGTTCATCACGCTCATCGCACTGGTGTACGCGGCGACGGGCACGATCAACCTCGCCGACCTCTCCGTGGCGTTCCGCGGCCTCGCGCCCGGGGTGCAGACGAGTATCGCGCTGCTCGCGACCGTGGTCTTCGGTATCAAGGCCGCACTGGTGCCGTTGCACTTCTGGCTGCCCGACAGCTATCCGACCGCGCCCGCGCCCATCACGGCGGTGTTCGCCGGACTGCTCACCAAGGTCGGCGTCTACGCACTGATCCGCACCCACACGCTGGTCTTCCAGAACGACACCGTGTGGAACGTGCTCCTCGTGGTGTCGATGCTGACCATGATCGTCGGTGTCCTCGGCGCGATCGCCCAGGAGGACATCAACCGACTGCTGTCGTTCCTGCTGGTGAGCCACATCGGGTTCATGCTGTTCGGGCTCGGGATGGCGACGGTGGTCGGCGTGACCGGGGCGATCCTCTACGTCGTCCACCACATCATCGTGCAGGCGGCGTTGTTCCTGGTCAGTGGTCTGGTCACCCGGCGAACGGGCACCGTGTCGCTGCGGGAGATGTCCGGCGTCGCCAAGAGCGCACCGCTGATCGCGGCCCTGTTCGCGGTCCCCGCGCTGAACCTCGCCGGCATCCCGCCGTTCTCCGGGTTCATCGCCAAGATCACCCTGTTCGAGGCGGGTGCCGAGAGCGGGACCGCGCTCGTCTACACGGCCACCGCCGCGGCGGTGCTCACGAGTTTCCTCACCCTGTACGCGATGACCCGAGTCTGGGTCAGTGCGTTCTGGGGCGCCGAGCGGGAGCCGTTCCCCGACGCGGACCCGACCGACGAGGTCACCGTGGGGACGGGCCTGATGAACCGGCCGATGGTGTTCGCCACGAGTGTGCTCGTGGTGGCGGGCGTGGCCATCGCGCTCGCCGCGGGACCGTTGTCGGCGATGAGCGAGCGCGCGGCGGAGGATCTGATGGGCGGCGACCAGTACCGCACCGTGGTGCTCACGGAAGGGAAGGGCTGA
- a CDS encoding lysophospholipid acyltransferase family protein, producing MTPVSRQVGQGLPPGAVPWLHDLGRFIGRWLYRPAYRVRVRGVERVPRTGPVVLVANHSTMIEPQLIFGMLPRRSVFLVKDEMFVGVAGWGLRRIGQVPVRRGTPDRTALATLTEVLADGGLVGVFPEGTRGAGDVDQAQQGAAWLVRKAGAVVLPVAVRGTLRPPGSRRRLRPVVDVVVGEPFTLDVGKGRAGLSQATEQLRDTLAALVRAVDDERARRDRDI from the coding sequence GTGACTCCGGTGTCACGGCAGGTCGGGCAGGGCCTGCCTCCCGGTGCGGTACCGTGGCTGCACGATCTGGGCAGGTTCATCGGCCGCTGGCTCTACCGGCCCGCCTACCGGGTGCGGGTACGGGGCGTGGAGCGGGTGCCGCGTACCGGTCCCGTCGTGCTCGTGGCCAACCACAGCACGATGATCGAGCCGCAGCTGATCTTCGGAATGTTGCCGAGGCGTTCGGTGTTCCTCGTCAAGGACGAGATGTTCGTCGGCGTCGCGGGCTGGGGCCTGCGACGCATCGGTCAGGTGCCGGTGCGCCGTGGCACACCCGACCGCACCGCGCTGGCGACCCTCACGGAGGTGCTCGCCGACGGGGGCCTGGTCGGTGTGTTCCCGGAGGGCACTCGCGGCGCGGGCGACGTCGACCAGGCGCAACAGGGCGCCGCGTGGCTGGTGCGCAAGGCAGGCGCCGTGGTGCTTCCGGTCGCGGTGCGCGGAACGCTGCGGCCTCCGGGCTCACGCCGACGCCTGCGTCCGGTGGTCGACGTGGTGGTCGGGGAGCCGTTCACCCTGGACGTCGGGAAGGGTCGGGCCGGGCTCTCGCAGGCCACCGAGCAGCTCCGGGACACGCTCGCCGCACTCGTGCGTGCCGTCGACGACGAGCGCGCACGACGTGACCGCGACATCTGA
- a CDS encoding cation:proton antiporter regulatory subunit, producing the protein MNVDVTPLPGIGVRKDFALDNGRRVGVVTHRDGTIELIVSKAEDPDACLASLPLTVEEAGTLANLLGAPQLVAQLNEEHRELPGISTKTLPLKSGSPYDGHTLGDIDLRHRTGVSVVAVMRAGQVHPSPTPDFLFTGGDVLVVVGTADGLEEAARILKQG; encoded by the coding sequence GTGAACGTCGACGTGACCCCTCTGCCGGGAATCGGCGTGCGTAAGGACTTCGCTCTGGACAACGGACGGCGCGTGGGTGTCGTCACACACCGCGACGGCACGATCGAACTCATCGTGTCCAAGGCGGAGGACCCGGACGCGTGCCTCGCCTCCCTGCCCCTCACCGTGGAGGAGGCCGGCACCCTGGCGAACCTGCTCGGAGCGCCCCAACTGGTGGCGCAGCTGAACGAGGAGCATCGCGAACTCCCCGGCATCAGCACGAAGACGCTGCCGCTCAAGAGCGGGTCCCCCTACGACGGCCACACGCTGGGCGACATCGACCTCCGCCACCGCACGGGTGTCTCCGTCGTCGCCGTCATGCGCGCGGGCCAGGTCCATCCCTCGCCCACCCCCGACTTCCTGTTCACCGGTGGTGACGTGCTCGTCGTCGTCGGCACGGCCGACGGCCTCGAGGAGGCCGCCAGGATTCTCAAGCAAGGCTGA
- the mbhE gene encoding hydrogen gas-evolving membrane-bound hydrogenase subunit E, which translates to MLVAILAHFAVAAMLPTIARRWGRVAFVIGGVLSAATLATLLLFFAQGAFGDPADAVEQTVEWAPAIGLEITLRIDALSVLMSLLVSGIGALVLFYYACYAKRGDKNVARNSSLLVTFAGAMLGLVLVDDIFSLYLFWELTTVCSFLLVGGDGTTRRSRRSATQALLVTAAGGLSMLLGLILLAVASGTGRVSEIVADPPPGSLLVSVAVILVLAGAFTKSAQFPFHFWLPAAMVAPTPVSAYLHAAAMVKAGVYLVARFAPGFHQLPAWWIPVVVLGLWTMILGAVRALRQNDLKTLLAFGTVSQLGFLMVLVGSGGFVSALAGATLILAHGLFKSTLFLVTGVIDKQVGTRDVRHLSGLGRRWPFLAGVATLALASMAGVPPLLGFVGKEAALEAFLHGGPFGPTAGRIVLVGLALGSALTVAYSLRFLVGAFGTRPGVGPLRVDAPSALFVAPVVIPAVASLVLGLVPAWVELFAGKYAEAYPSEGVRYHLALWHGVNVPLLLSVLILAAGYLVYRATWIVRRFAGRLPRAMQAEPSYLAIVGALDRLARWLTGRLQVGSLPVYLGVIVVTVSVVPTLGLLGGLGGPTELRFADSWVQPVLVVVLLVAAGAVVLARRRLTAVLLTGLVGYSIGALFVVEGGVDLALAQFLVESLTLVVFVFVLRRFPSSFGKDRPRPGRVRWVKGAVAALGGTVVAVLAVLVSGSRSGLPQTSHEYIARAEPEAGATNVVNSIIVDFRAFDTLGEVTVLAVAAIGAASLILAAHRQPRRQLDGLDGLDGLDELEDDLPNRVETGEHEGTRS; encoded by the coding sequence ATGCTCGTGGCGATTCTCGCCCATTTCGCCGTCGCGGCGATGCTGCCCACGATCGCGCGCAGGTGGGGGAGGGTCGCCTTCGTCATCGGAGGCGTGCTGTCAGCGGCTACGCTCGCCACTCTACTACTCTTTTTCGCCCAGGGGGCGTTCGGCGACCCGGCGGACGCGGTGGAGCAGACGGTCGAGTGGGCACCCGCCATCGGTTTGGAGATCACTCTTCGGATCGATGCACTTTCGGTGCTCATGTCGCTGCTCGTGTCGGGAATCGGCGCCCTGGTTCTGTTCTACTACGCGTGCTATGCGAAACGAGGCGACAAGAATGTCGCGCGCAATTCTTCGTTACTCGTGACGTTCGCGGGAGCGATGCTCGGCCTCGTTCTCGTCGACGACATCTTCTCCCTGTATCTGTTCTGGGAACTGACGACCGTCTGCTCGTTCCTGCTCGTCGGCGGCGACGGGACGACGAGGCGGTCCCGCCGTTCCGCCACCCAGGCGCTGCTGGTCACGGCCGCCGGTGGGCTGTCGATGCTGCTGGGGCTGATCCTGCTCGCGGTGGCGTCGGGCACCGGCCGGGTGTCGGAGATCGTCGCCGACCCGCCGCCCGGGAGTCTGCTGGTCAGCGTCGCGGTGATCCTGGTGCTGGCCGGCGCTTTCACGAAGTCGGCCCAGTTCCCGTTCCACTTCTGGCTCCCGGCCGCGATGGTCGCGCCGACCCCGGTGAGTGCCTACCTGCACGCCGCCGCGATGGTGAAGGCGGGTGTCTACCTCGTCGCCCGCTTCGCGCCCGGCTTCCACCAGCTTCCCGCGTGGTGGATCCCGGTGGTGGTCCTGGGGCTGTGGACCATGATCCTGGGCGCGGTGCGCGCGCTCCGGCAGAACGACCTCAAGACGTTGCTCGCGTTCGGGACGGTCAGCCAACTGGGCTTTTTGATGGTTCTGGTCGGTTCGGGCGGTTTTGTTTCCGCACTGGCCGGCGCGACGCTCATTCTGGCCCACGGTCTCTTCAAGTCGACGCTCTTTCTGGTCACCGGTGTCATCGACAAGCAGGTCGGCACCCGCGACGTACGGCATTTGTCCGGTCTCGGACGCCGTTGGCCGTTTCTCGCCGGGGTGGCCACGCTCGCGCTGGCGTCGATGGCCGGTGTGCCTCCGCTGCTCGGATTCGTCGGGAAGGAAGCGGCTCTCGAGGCGTTCCTGCACGGCGGTCCGTTCGGCCCGACAGCGGGCCGGATCGTGCTGGTGGGTCTCGCGCTCGGCTCCGCGCTCACCGTCGCCTACAGCCTGCGGTTCCTCGTCGGTGCCTTCGGCACCCGACCCGGTGTCGGCCCGCTTCGCGTCGACGCGCCCAGTGCCCTGTTCGTGGCGCCCGTCGTCATCCCCGCCGTGGCGAGTCTCGTGCTCGGGCTGGTCCCCGCGTGGGTCGAGCTTTTCGCCGGGAAGTACGCGGAGGCGTACCCCTCGGAAGGAGTGCGCTACCACCTCGCGTTGTGGCACGGCGTCAACGTGCCTCTCCTGCTGTCGGTGCTGATCCTCGCGGCCGGATACCTCGTGTACCGGGCGACGTGGATCGTGCGCCGCTTCGCCGGGCGGCTGCCCAGGGCGATGCAGGCCGAGCCGTCCTACCTGGCCATCGTGGGGGCGCTGGACCGGCTCGCCCGCTGGTTGACCGGTCGGTTGCAGGTCGGTTCCCTGCCCGTCTACCTGGGCGTCATCGTCGTCACGGTGTCGGTGGTGCCCACACTGGGACTGCTCGGCGGACTCGGTGGGCCCACGGAACTGCGGTTCGCCGACTCCTGGGTGCAACCCGTCCTGGTGGTGGTGCTGCTGGTCGCGGCGGGCGCCGTCGTGCTCGCTCGCCGTCGCCTGACCGCTGTCCTGCTGACCGGGCTGGTCGGCTACAGCATCGGTGCCCTGTTCGTCGTCGAAGGCGGCGTGGATCTCGCGCTCGCGCAGTTCCTCGTCGAGTCGCTGACGCTCGTGGTGTTCGTGTTCGTCCTCCGCCGGTTCCCGTCGTCGTTCGGCAAGGACCGGCCACGGCCCGGCCGGGTGCGCTGGGTCAAAGGCGCCGTCGCGGCTCTGGGCGGGACCGTCGTCGCGGTACTCGCCGTGCTGGTGTCGGGTTCTCGCAGCGGCCTGCCGCAGACCAGTCACGAGTACATCGCCCGTGCGGAGCCCGAGGCCGGCGCCACCAACGTCGTGAACTCGATCATCGTCGACTTCCGGGCCTTCGACACGCTCGGCGAGGTCACGGTGCTCGCGGTGGCCGCCATCGGCGCGGCCAGCCTCATCCTCGCGGCGCACCGGCAACCTCGCCGGCAGCTCGACGGCCTCGACGGTCTGGACGGTCTGGACGAGCTCGAGGACGACCTGCCGAACCGGGTCGAGACCGGAGAACACGAAGGGACGAGGTCGTGA
- a CDS encoding cation:proton antiporter encodes MDHTALSLLELGAVFFGLGVLGRLAGKIGMSPIPLYLLGGLAFGHGGVFSFGDISGFTSLASEIGVVLLLLTLGLEYTADELFTGLRRSWMAGLMDVVLNAAPGVAVALILGWGPLGALALGGITYISSSGIIAKVLGDLGRLGNRETPVVLSILVFEDLVMAVYLPILTAVLAGVSLLGGLKAVGISLAVVSLVMLVALKYGRFVSAVVDSPDREVFLLKVLGSALLVAGLASAMQVSAAVGAFLLGIAISGSTAENATKLLEPLRDLFAAVFFVVFGLNTDPNSIPPVLLWAVVLAVVTTATKVVTGWWAARRSGIGRMGRARAGAALVARGEFSIVIAGFAVSAGAVEGELAALAATYVLIMAIVGPIAARVVEPVTRLLGGRSSAPSVPARTP; translated from the coding sequence GTGGATCACACAGCACTGTCCCTGCTCGAACTCGGCGCTGTGTTCTTCGGGTTGGGGGTGCTGGGCCGGCTCGCGGGCAAGATCGGCATGTCACCGATCCCGCTGTACCTGCTGGGAGGTCTCGCCTTCGGCCACGGCGGCGTCTTCTCCTTCGGCGACATCAGCGGCTTCACCTCGCTCGCCAGCGAGATCGGCGTCGTGCTCCTGCTGCTCACGCTCGGATTGGAGTACACCGCCGACGAGCTCTTCACCGGGTTGCGCCGTTCGTGGATGGCGGGCCTGATGGACGTGGTGCTCAACGCCGCACCCGGCGTGGCGGTCGCGCTGATTCTCGGGTGGGGGCCGCTGGGCGCGCTCGCCCTCGGCGGCATCACCTACATCTCGTCGTCGGGCATCATCGCGAAGGTGCTCGGCGACCTCGGCAGGCTGGGCAACCGGGAGACCCCCGTGGTCCTCTCGATCCTCGTCTTCGAGGACCTCGTGATGGCGGTGTACCTGCCCATCCTCACCGCCGTCCTCGCCGGGGTCAGCCTTCTGGGCGGGCTGAAGGCCGTCGGCATCTCCCTCGCCGTCGTCAGCCTGGTCATGCTCGTGGCGCTGAAGTACGGCCGGTTCGTGTCGGCGGTCGTCGACAGCCCCGATCGCGAGGTCTTCCTGCTGAAGGTCCTGGGCTCGGCGCTCCTCGTGGCCGGACTGGCCTCGGCCATGCAGGTCTCGGCCGCGGTCGGCGCGTTCCTGCTCGGCATCGCGATCTCGGGGTCGACGGCCGAGAACGCCACCAAGCTGCTCGAACCGCTGCGTGACCTGTTCGCCGCGGTGTTCTTCGTCGTGTTCGGCCTCAACACCGACCCGAACAGCATCCCGCCGGTGTTGCTGTGGGCGGTCGTGCTCGCCGTGGTCACCACGGCCACGAAGGTCGTCACCGGCTGGTGGGCAGCCCGCCGGTCCGGAATCGGCCGCATGGGCCGGGCCAGAGCGGGCGCGGCCCTGGTCGCGCGCGGCGAGTTCTCCATCGTGATCGCCGGGTTCGCCGTGTCGGCCGGTGCCGTGGAGGGCGAGCTCGCGGCGCTCGCGGCGACGTACGTGCTGATCATGGCGATCGTCGG
- a CDS encoding MnhB domain-containing protein produces the protein MTASRTDAAQRWWDTCDRPREHWLMRESEQTRWPRSLLLEVCLRIVFPTVLLMATYLLFAGHSEAGGGFSAGLVAGLAFVLRYVAGGSVTGLRRSWVQPPVVIGAGLVVVVASAIVPVLFGMPVLSSAVWAVDVPVLGTVKIASSLVFDTGVFLLIVGVVLNLLRTLGEGIQMGELESELNDHHPGDTST, from the coding sequence GTGACCGCCTCCCGAACCGATGCCGCCCAGCGCTGGTGGGACACCTGTGACCGACCACGCGAGCACTGGCTGATGCGGGAGAGCGAACAGACCCGCTGGCCGCGTTCGTTGCTGCTCGAGGTGTGCCTGCGCATCGTCTTCCCCACGGTGCTGCTCATGGCGACCTACCTGCTGTTCGCCGGGCACTCCGAGGCGGGCGGCGGGTTCAGCGCGGGACTCGTCGCGGGGCTCGCGTTCGTCCTGCGCTACGTCGCCGGCGGGTCGGTGACGGGACTGCGCCGTTCGTGGGTACAGCCACCCGTCGTGATCGGGGCCGGACTGGTCGTCGTGGTCGCGAGCGCGATCGTCCCGGTGTTGTTCGGGATGCCGGTGCTGTCCAGCGCCGTGTGGGCCGTCGACGTTCCCGTGCTGGGCACGGTGAAGATCGCGTCGAGCCTGGTGTTCGACACCGGAGTCTTCCTCCTCATCGTCGGGGTGGTGCTGAACCTGCTCCGCACCCTCGGCGAGGGCATTCAAATGGGCGAACTGGAGAGCGAACTGAACGATCACCACCCGGGGGACACGAGCACGTGA
- a CDS encoding Na+/H+ antiporter subunit E, with amino-acid sequence MRGGMRRFSPLIAPWLFLVWLMLWRSVEPLVLVSGVVVSAAVLLMFPFSPVRSPLLLRPHRLIALTLFLLWDLVSSGVRVGWDAAFFGPRAKAVLVEVPILVDRDFLVASSANLVSLAPGTFVLHIDRPQRCYYVYSLGGHPPDVDSVVRGSIKMQLRVVKAFGTAEEIRSVVERVQQLGEAPSRAGDGT; translated from the coding sequence ATGCGCGGTGGAATGCGCCGGTTCTCCCCACTGATCGCCCCGTGGCTGTTCCTGGTGTGGCTGATGCTGTGGCGCTCGGTCGAGCCGCTCGTGCTCGTTTCCGGCGTGGTCGTGTCGGCCGCGGTGCTGTTGATGTTCCCGTTCAGCCCCGTGCGGTCCCCGCTGCTGTTGCGTCCTCACCGGCTGATCGCCCTCACCCTGTTCCTGCTGTGGGACCTGGTGAGTTCCGGCGTGCGCGTCGGGTGGGACGCCGCCTTCTTCGGGCCGCGCGCGAAGGCCGTGCTGGTCGAGGTCCCGATCCTGGTGGACCGCGACTTCCTGGTGGCCTCGTCGGCCAACCTCGTGTCGCTGGCGCCCGGCACGTTCGTCTTGCACATCGACCGGCCCCAGCGCTGCTACTACGTGTACTCGCTGGGCGGGCACCCACCGGATGTGGACTCCGTCGTGCGGGGCTCGATCAAGATGCAGCTCAGGGTCGTCAAGGCGTTCGGCACCGCCGAGGAAATCAGATCCGTCGTCGAGCGAGTTCAGCAGCTCGGCGAGGCGCCGAGCCGGGCGGGGGACGGCACATGA